A region of Myxococcus stipitatus DSM 14675 DNA encodes the following proteins:
- a CDS encoding GAF and HD-GYP domain-containing protein, which yields MLSPVFSQPPPDLNRRLAKLTSILDVAKAMSAERDLDLLLPLILFEATKVVEADRCSLFILDRERNELWSKVAQGSKNEIRLPVGSGVAGQVAHTGAIINIPDAYADARFNRSFDVSSGYQTKTILCVPMRDANGDVTGVIQALNKLDGQGFNAEDEELLLALGAQAAGAIENALLHEEINRLFEGFVSASVVAIEARDPTTAGHSGRVADLTVSLAQTLEHLSSGPYARIRFSSSELQELRYASLLHDFGKVGVREPVLVKAEKLYPHELDVLRARFQLARKDLQLQSYRRRYEALKRHGPEAASDIDAAEEARLASELKHLLEVFDFVLTCNRPTVLAQGGFERLAELGTLRFDDAEGLAQPLLLPREIQSLSIPRGTLSAEERREIESHVEHTYRFLTQIPWTRALRRVPEIAYAHHEKLDGTGYPRAEREIPIQSRMMSIADIYDALTASDRPYKKAVPHTLALDILKRETDSGQLDGDLFRIFVEAEIPRRALAQPPK from the coding sequence GTGCTCTCTCCTGTCTTTTCGCAGCCACCGCCCGACCTCAACCGCCGTCTGGCGAAGCTCACGTCCATCCTGGACGTCGCCAAGGCCATGAGCGCCGAGCGGGACCTGGACCTCCTCCTCCCCCTCATCCTCTTCGAGGCCACGAAGGTGGTGGAGGCGGACCGCTGCTCGCTCTTCATCCTGGACCGCGAGCGCAATGAGCTGTGGAGCAAGGTGGCCCAGGGCTCCAAGAACGAAATCCGCCTGCCCGTGGGCAGCGGCGTCGCGGGACAGGTCGCCCACACCGGCGCCATCATCAACATCCCCGACGCCTACGCGGACGCGCGCTTCAACCGCTCGTTCGACGTCTCCAGCGGCTACCAGACGAAGACCATCCTCTGCGTCCCCATGCGCGACGCCAACGGCGACGTGACGGGCGTCATCCAGGCCCTCAACAAGCTCGACGGACAGGGCTTCAACGCCGAGGACGAAGAGCTCCTCCTCGCCCTGGGCGCCCAGGCGGCGGGAGCCATCGAGAACGCCCTGCTCCACGAGGAGATCAACCGCCTCTTCGAGGGCTTCGTCTCCGCCTCCGTCGTCGCCATCGAGGCGCGGGACCCGACGACCGCGGGACACTCCGGCCGCGTCGCGGACCTCACGGTGTCGCTCGCGCAGACGCTGGAGCACCTGTCCTCCGGCCCCTATGCGCGCATCCGGTTCTCCTCGTCGGAGCTTCAGGAGCTGCGGTACGCATCGCTCCTGCATGACTTCGGCAAGGTCGGCGTGCGCGAGCCCGTGCTCGTCAAGGCGGAGAAGCTCTACCCGCACGAGCTCGACGTGCTGCGCGCCCGCTTCCAGCTCGCCCGGAAGGACCTCCAGCTCCAGAGCTACCGCCGCCGCTACGAGGCCCTGAAGCGCCATGGCCCGGAGGCCGCATCCGACATCGACGCCGCGGAGGAGGCTCGGCTCGCGTCCGAGCTGAAGCACCTGCTCGAGGTGTTCGACTTCGTGCTCACCTGCAACCGCCCCACCGTGCTGGCCCAGGGCGGCTTCGAGCGCCTCGCCGAGCTGGGGACGCTGCGCTTCGACGACGCGGAGGGCCTTGCCCAGCCGCTGCTGCTGCCTCGTGAAATCCAGTCGCTCTCCATCCCTCGCGGCACCCTCTCCGCCGAGGAGCGCCGCGAAATCGAGAGCCACGTCGAGCACACCTATCGCTTCCTCACCCAGATTCCGTGGACGCGCGCCCTGCGCCGGGTGCCGGAAATCGCCTACGCGCACCACGAGAAGCTCGACGGCACGGGCTACCCCCGCGCCGAGCGCGAAATCCCCATCCAGTCACGGATGATGTCCATCGCGGACATCTACGACGCGCTCACCGCCAGCGACCGGCCCTACAAGAAGGCCGTGCCGCATACGCTCGCGCTCGACATCCTCAAGCGAGAGACGGACTCCGGTCAGCTCGACGGCGACCTGTTCCGCATCTTCGTCGAGGCGGAGATTCCTCGCCGGGCCCTGGCCCAGCCGCCGAAGTAG
- the pyk gene encoding pyruvate kinase: protein MRRAKIVCTLGPASQSQEMLEALLENGMDVARLNFSHGSHEQHAENIAKLRAASLKVRKAVGILGDLQGPKIRTGRFTKGSTELKEGGTFHITTDETVPGTDDIVSTTYPFLAADVNPGDRILLDDGLLELKVLHTDKQKLIKTEVIHGGTLKNNKGINLPGVAVRADALTPKDREDLVFGIKAGVDYIALSFVRQPSDLDTARQAMAEVGRSVPIIAKLEKPEAIARLDAILDKTDGVMVARGDLGVEIPPEEVPAVQKDIVRRCNLRGLPVIVATQMLNSMIDNPRPTRAEASDVANAVFDGADAVMLSGETASGKFPIESVQMMERIILAAESSSRVQGGLSRPMDVPLGLSANFPDVIARVACEAAKASAATLIAAFTLSGVTARLLSHYRPSVPIVAFSPNQEVRRRLALVWGVVPRVLEPIQDTEAMVRRVEEELLARGLGRKGDRIVIVFGAPVGQPGKINSLRLHTIDG from the coding sequence ATGCGACGAGCGAAGATTGTCTGCACCCTCGGGCCTGCGAGTCAGAGCCAGGAGATGTTGGAGGCGTTGCTGGAGAACGGCATGGACGTGGCGAGGTTGAACTTCTCGCACGGCAGCCACGAGCAGCACGCGGAGAACATCGCCAAGCTGCGCGCGGCCTCGCTGAAGGTGCGCAAGGCGGTGGGCATCCTGGGTGACTTGCAGGGCCCGAAGATTCGCACCGGCCGCTTCACGAAGGGCAGCACGGAGCTGAAGGAGGGCGGCACCTTCCACATCACCACCGATGAGACGGTGCCGGGCACGGACGACATCGTGTCCACGACGTACCCGTTCCTGGCGGCGGACGTGAATCCGGGCGACCGCATCCTGCTGGATGACGGCTTGCTGGAGCTGAAGGTCCTGCACACGGACAAGCAGAAGCTCATCAAGACGGAGGTCATCCACGGCGGCACGCTGAAGAACAACAAGGGCATCAACCTGCCCGGCGTGGCGGTGCGAGCGGACGCGCTGACGCCGAAGGACCGCGAGGACCTGGTCTTCGGCATCAAGGCGGGCGTGGACTACATCGCGCTGTCCTTCGTGCGGCAGCCGTCGGACCTGGACACGGCGCGGCAGGCGATGGCGGAGGTGGGGCGCTCGGTGCCCATCATCGCCAAGCTGGAGAAGCCGGAGGCGATTGCCCGGCTGGACGCCATCCTGGACAAGACGGACGGGGTGATGGTGGCGCGCGGCGACTTGGGCGTGGAGATTCCGCCCGAGGAAGTGCCCGCGGTGCAGAAGGACATCGTCCGGCGGTGCAACCTGCGCGGGCTGCCGGTCATCGTGGCCACGCAGATGTTGAACTCGATGATTGATAATCCCCGGCCCACGCGCGCCGAGGCGAGCGACGTGGCGAACGCGGTGTTCGACGGCGCGGACGCGGTGATGCTGTCGGGTGAGACGGCGAGCGGCAAGTTCCCCATCGAGTCGGTGCAGATGATGGAGCGCATCATCCTGGCGGCGGAGTCGTCGTCCCGGGTGCAGGGCGGGTTGTCGCGCCCCATGGATGTGCCGCTGGGGTTGTCGGCGAACTTCCCGGACGTGATTGCGCGCGTGGCGTGTGAGGCGGCGAAGGCGAGCGCGGCGACGCTCATCGCGGCGTTCACGCTGTCGGGCGTGACGGCGCGGCTGTTGTCGCACTACCGGCCGTCGGTGCCGATTGTCGCGTTCAGCCCGAACCAGGAGGTCCGCCGCCGGCTGGCGCTGGTGTGGGGCGTGGTGCCGCGAGTGCTCGAGCCCATCCAGGACACGGAGGCGATGGTGCGCCGGGTGGAGGAGGAGTTGCTCGCCCGGGGCCTGGGGCGCAAGGGCGACCGCATCGTCATCGTGTTCGGTGCGCCGGTGGGTCAGCCTGGAAAGATCAACAGCCTGCGGCTGCACACCATCGACGGCTGA
- a CDS encoding NFACT RNA binding domain-containing protein: protein MSLRPLELEQVVAEVGAKLTGAVAQKAWCPLPRLCYLELRVPGRSLLLCLCAEGDLSRVSVAESRFPTPGEPAPFQRWLRHELTGAKLQGARYREAERVVELDFEREDVRRRLVMELGAPGGLLILSEHGRVLMLSGEGLGPKRNLYPGAAWTPPEAQPAQALEKARQSPSRLVPEEGDSLPYSHAAEKLLGAKDQSSRAESIRRRLAQPYRARLKRSSRTLEKVRAEAGRGPEAEKHRRLGELLAQNLFRLKRGATQVTLTEYTEEGPQDVAVTLDPKRTPKEEADWHFHQYRRLLRGVEQARHREAELAREVAHAQAALEQVERMDEAMLLAQVEVLHVSAGSDATPEGRPFKEYVGHAGARIWVGRGSEDNDTLTFKVARPWHLWFHARGVPGSHVVLPLEKGQEPGQEVLLDAAHLALHHSGAKGEPRGEVSYVQVKFVRKVKGAAHGQVTYTREKTFVVRMEPERLERLLKSRHTEVPAP, encoded by the coding sequence ATGTCGCTGCGTCCCTTGGAGCTGGAGCAGGTGGTGGCGGAGGTGGGCGCGAAGCTGACGGGAGCCGTGGCCCAGAAGGCGTGGTGTCCGCTCCCGAGGCTCTGCTACCTGGAGCTGCGAGTCCCCGGACGCTCCCTCCTCCTCTGTCTGTGCGCCGAGGGAGACCTGTCCCGGGTGTCCGTCGCCGAGTCGCGCTTCCCCACGCCGGGCGAGCCCGCCCCCTTCCAGCGCTGGCTCCGCCACGAGCTCACCGGCGCGAAGCTCCAGGGCGCGCGCTACCGGGAGGCGGAGCGGGTGGTGGAGCTGGACTTCGAGCGCGAGGACGTGCGCCGCCGTCTGGTGATGGAGCTGGGCGCTCCGGGCGGACTGCTCATCCTGAGCGAGCACGGCCGGGTGTTGATGCTCTCGGGAGAGGGACTCGGCCCCAAGCGCAACCTCTACCCGGGCGCGGCGTGGACGCCCCCGGAGGCGCAGCCGGCGCAGGCGCTGGAGAAGGCGCGGCAGTCGCCCTCGCGCCTGGTGCCCGAGGAAGGGGACTCCCTTCCCTACTCCCACGCGGCGGAGAAGCTGCTCGGGGCCAAGGACCAGTCCAGTCGCGCGGAGTCCATCCGCCGGCGGCTGGCGCAGCCGTACCGGGCGCGGCTCAAGCGCTCCTCGCGCACGCTGGAGAAGGTGAGGGCGGAGGCGGGGCGCGGGCCGGAGGCGGAGAAGCACCGCCGGCTGGGAGAGCTGCTCGCGCAGAACCTCTTCCGCCTCAAGCGCGGCGCCACCCAGGTGACGCTCACCGAGTACACGGAGGAAGGTCCCCAGGACGTCGCGGTGACGTTGGACCCCAAGCGCACGCCGAAGGAGGAGGCGGACTGGCACTTCCACCAGTACCGCCGGCTCCTGCGCGGCGTGGAGCAGGCGCGCCACCGCGAGGCGGAGCTGGCGCGCGAGGTGGCCCACGCCCAGGCGGCGCTGGAGCAGGTGGAGCGGATGGACGAGGCGATGCTGCTCGCGCAGGTGGAGGTGCTGCACGTCTCCGCGGGGAGCGACGCGACGCCGGAGGGGCGGCCCTTCAAGGAGTACGTGGGCCACGCGGGGGCGCGCATCTGGGTGGGGCGGGGCTCCGAGGACAACGACACGCTCACCTTCAAGGTGGCCCGGCCCTGGCACCTGTGGTTCCACGCGCGGGGCGTGCCGGGCAGTCACGTGGTGCTTCCCTTGGAGAAGGGGCAGGAGCCGGGGCAGGAGGTGCTGCTGGACGCGGCGCACCTGGCGCTGCACCACTCGGGGGCGAAGGGCGAGCCGCGCGGCGAGGTGAGCTACGTGCAGGTGAAGTTCGTGCGCAAGGTGAAGGGGGCCGCGCACGGTCAAGTGACGTACACGCGCGAGAAGACCTTCGTGGTGCGCATGGAGCCGGAGCGGCTGGAGCGACTGCTCAAGTCTCGTCATACCGAGGTGCCCGCTCCGTGA
- a CDS encoding glycoside hydrolase family 1 protein produces the protein MRTPEETFPTHFTFGVATSAYQVEGGIENDWAEWERAGKLKEPHARCGRAVDHWHRYEEDYALAKAVGATAFRISLEWARIEPERGRFDEAALEAYRERLLKMKAHGLRPVVTLHHFTHPSWFHRETPWHLPQSVPTFRRYAQRCAALLEGLDALVISFNEPMVLLLGGYLQGAIPPGIADGALTMRALENMVRSHAAARQELLAKLGRVELGISQNMLAFAPDRWWHPLDRALVRLASPAYNHAFHEALATGHLRVNMPGVASTRVTIPEARDSVEFIGVNYYSRAHLRFVPRPPFIEFKYRDTRGRGLTDIGWEDWPEGFLQTLRDVKRYGRPVWITENGIDDRAGARRPHYLHSHLAQVLAARAEGVDVQGYLYWSLLDNFEWLEGWGPRFGLYHVDFDTLERRPTPACDYFRAVATQRRLVAPGTL, from the coding sequence ATGCGGACCCCTGAAGAGACCTTCCCCACCCACTTCACCTTCGGCGTCGCGACGTCCGCGTACCAGGTGGAGGGCGGAATCGAGAACGACTGGGCGGAGTGGGAGCGCGCGGGGAAGCTCAAGGAGCCCCATGCGCGTTGCGGGCGGGCGGTGGACCACTGGCACCGCTACGAGGAGGACTACGCGCTGGCGAAGGCGGTGGGCGCCACCGCGTTCCGCATCTCCCTGGAGTGGGCGCGAATCGAGCCGGAGCGCGGCCGATTCGACGAGGCGGCGCTCGAGGCGTACCGGGAGCGGCTCCTGAAGATGAAGGCCCACGGCCTGCGGCCCGTGGTGACGCTGCACCACTTCACCCACCCGTCCTGGTTCCATCGGGAGACGCCGTGGCACCTGCCCCAGAGCGTGCCTACCTTCCGACGGTACGCCCAGCGGTGCGCGGCCCTGCTGGAGGGGCTGGACGCGCTGGTCATCTCGTTCAACGAGCCCATGGTGCTGCTGCTCGGCGGCTACCTGCAGGGGGCCATTCCCCCGGGCATCGCCGACGGGGCGCTCACCATGAGGGCCCTGGAGAACATGGTGCGCTCCCATGCGGCGGCGCGGCAGGAGCTGCTCGCGAAGCTGGGCCGGGTGGAGCTGGGCATCTCCCAGAACATGCTCGCCTTCGCGCCGGACCGGTGGTGGCACCCGCTGGACCGCGCGTTGGTGCGCCTGGCCTCTCCCGCCTACAACCACGCCTTCCATGAGGCGCTGGCCACAGGCCACCTCCGGGTCAACATGCCCGGTGTCGCCTCCACCCGCGTCACCATCCCCGAGGCGCGGGACTCGGTGGAGTTCATCGGGGTGAACTACTACAGCCGCGCGCACCTGCGCTTCGTGCCGCGCCCGCCCTTCATCGAGTTCAAGTACCGCGACACCCGGGGCCGGGGCCTCACCGACATCGGCTGGGAGGACTGGCCCGAGGGCTTCCTCCAGACGCTGCGCGACGTGAAGCGCTACGGGCGGCCGGTGTGGATTACGGAGAACGGCATCGACGACCGCGCGGGCGCGCGCAGGCCCCACTACCTGCACTCGCACCTGGCCCAGGTGCTGGCCGCCCGCGCCGAGGGCGTGGACGTGCAGGGCTACCTCTACTGGAGCCTGCTCGACAACTTCGAGTGGCTGGAGGGCTGGGGGCCGCGCTTCGGCCTCTACCACGTCGACTTCGACACGCTGGAGCGACGCCCCACCCCCGCCTGCGACTACTTCCGCGCCGTGGCCACCCAGCGAAGGCTCGTGGCCCCCGGCACGCTGTAA
- the dusB gene encoding tRNA dihydrouridine synthase DusB, translated as MLRLGPYSLPNPYVLAPMAGVSEMPFRVLAFRMGAALCPTELVSSQGLMRANQRTLMYLRFDAQVEKPYSLQLYGGDPEAMGLAAAVGKSHGAQLLDVNMGCPVKKVTKNGAGSALLGDPPRAAAIVRAMREASGLPVTCKIRSGWDAGSRNYLQMAAALQEAGCAGLAIHPRTREQGYSGLADWSVIADVKRHFPELPLFGNGDVRTPEDARRMQETTGCDFVMIGRAALGNPWIFRELTGGEAPSPEERCALVLEHFHAHLAFVGDALAAVRSFRRHLGWYAHGLAGAASFRARANVMDAPEAVADAVRAFFASADTDRSASANEEQDVDYRAALG; from the coding sequence ATGCTGCGACTCGGCCCCTATTCCCTCCCGAACCCCTATGTCCTCGCCCCCATGGCCGGGGTGTCCGAGATGCCCTTCCGGGTGCTCGCCTTCCGAATGGGCGCGGCCCTGTGCCCCACCGAGCTCGTCAGCTCCCAGGGCCTGATGCGGGCCAACCAGCGCACCCTCATGTACCTGCGCTTCGACGCCCAGGTGGAGAAGCCCTACTCGCTCCAGCTCTATGGAGGAGACCCGGAGGCCATGGGGCTCGCGGCGGCGGTGGGCAAGTCCCATGGCGCACAGCTGCTCGACGTGAACATGGGCTGTCCCGTGAAGAAGGTGACGAAGAACGGGGCGGGCAGCGCGCTCTTGGGCGACCCGCCTCGCGCCGCCGCCATCGTCCGCGCCATGCGCGAGGCCTCCGGCCTGCCCGTCACCTGCAAGATTCGCTCGGGCTGGGACGCGGGCTCCCGGAACTACCTCCAGATGGCCGCGGCCCTCCAGGAGGCGGGCTGCGCGGGGCTCGCCATCCACCCGCGCACCCGGGAGCAGGGCTACTCGGGCCTGGCGGACTGGAGCGTCATCGCCGACGTGAAGCGCCACTTCCCGGAGCTGCCCCTCTTCGGCAACGGGGACGTGCGCACGCCCGAGGACGCCCGGCGCATGCAGGAGACCACCGGCTGCGACTTCGTGATGATTGGCCGCGCGGCGCTGGGCAACCCGTGGATTTTTCGTGAGCTGACCGGAGGAGAGGCCCCCTCGCCCGAGGAGCGGTGCGCCCTGGTGCTGGAGCACTTCCACGCGCACCTGGCCTTCGTCGGGGACGCGCTGGCCGCGGTGCGCTCCTTCCGCCGGCACCTGGGCTGGTACGCCCATGGCCTCGCGGGGGCCGCCTCCTTCCGCGCGCGCGCCAACGTGATGGACGCGCCGGAGGCGGTGGCGGACGCGGTGCGCGCCTTCTTCGCCTCCGCGGACACGGACCGCTCCGCGTCCGCGAATGAAGAGCAGGACGTGGACTACCGGGCCGCGCTGGGCTGA
- a CDS encoding M50 family metallopeptidase, with translation MFRFRLGSIPVEVHPSHLLVSGLLAYTSMHAAQAGWPFRQVEGAPALGQASAVVVYVLSWMLIVFVSVLVHELGHALASRLFGYRPSIALVWLGGHTLPTDAPGPLPWKRDLLITAAGPFFGLMLGIISLVGLVFLKSLSPALDFFLQTFAYANFIWAIFNLLPVLPLDGGRLANTLTTRMFGPRRGIIASQGLALLVCVGVLVFALRTGWLFAAIFFVMYGIQAFRMLTDALNSNAPSGGGSPLEGPLVAKLREAKIALDTGRLEDARRLGGVVLEGGESLTAEMASHAHHLLGWVALKEGHGRQALDHFSQVQGRQVEPHAVAAAFSLVGDDARALDWWKQAWQMSSDRTVMHEYAGTLIRLGRTEEAMKLPGVEAAAAFSCAERVLFIRGVYSEAAAVGEAALQYTPSASIAYDAACAYARARNVPDAVRMLRRASELGFKDKAYAASDSDLSPLHGQPAFEEWLTELGQSAAS, from the coding sequence ATGTTCCGCTTTCGTCTCGGGAGCATTCCCGTCGAAGTCCACCCCAGTCACCTGCTGGTCTCCGGCCTGCTTGCCTATACCTCCATGCACGCCGCGCAGGCCGGCTGGCCCTTCCGGCAGGTGGAGGGGGCCCCCGCGCTGGGACAGGCCAGCGCGGTGGTCGTCTATGTCCTGTCGTGGATGCTCATCGTCTTCGTGTCGGTGCTGGTCCACGAGCTGGGCCACGCCCTGGCCAGCCGCCTGTTCGGCTACCGGCCCAGCATCGCGCTCGTCTGGCTGGGGGGCCACACGCTCCCCACCGATGCCCCCGGCCCGCTTCCCTGGAAGCGGGACCTGCTCATCACCGCCGCGGGGCCGTTCTTCGGCCTGATGCTGGGCATCATCAGCCTGGTGGGCCTGGTGTTCCTGAAGTCGCTGAGCCCCGCGCTCGACTTCTTCCTCCAGACGTTCGCCTACGCCAACTTCATCTGGGCCATCTTCAACCTGCTGCCCGTGCTCCCCTTGGATGGAGGGCGGCTGGCCAACACCCTCACCACCCGGATGTTCGGTCCCCGGCGCGGCATCATCGCGTCGCAGGGCCTGGCGCTCCTGGTGTGCGTGGGCGTGCTCGTCTTCGCCCTGCGCACCGGGTGGCTGTTCGCCGCCATCTTCTTCGTCATGTACGGCATCCAGGCCTTCCGCATGCTGACGGATGCGCTCAACTCCAACGCCCCCTCCGGGGGTGGCAGTCCGCTGGAGGGTCCGCTGGTGGCGAAGCTGCGCGAGGCGAAGATCGCGCTCGACACGGGGCGGCTGGAAGACGCGCGCCGGCTGGGCGGAGTCGTCCTGGAGGGCGGCGAGTCGCTCACCGCGGAGATGGCCAGCCATGCGCACCACCTGCTCGGCTGGGTGGCGCTGAAGGAGGGCCATGGCCGGCAGGCGCTGGACCACTTCTCCCAGGTGCAGGGGCGCCAGGTGGAGCCCCACGCGGTGGCCGCGGCCTTCTCGCTGGTGGGCGACGACGCGCGCGCTCTCGATTGGTGGAAGCAGGCGTGGCAGATGTCCTCGGACCGGACGGTGATGCACGAGTACGCCGGGACGCTGATTCGCCTGGGCCGCACGGAGGAGGCGATGAAGCTGCCGGGCGTGGAGGCCGCGGCGGCGTTCAGCTGCGCCGAGCGCGTGCTGTTCATCCGCGGCGTCTACTCGGAGGCGGCCGCGGTGGGCGAGGCGGCGCTCCAGTACACCCCCAGCGCGAGCATCGCCTACGACGCGGCCTGTGCCTATGCCCGGGCGCGCAACGTTCCTGACGCGGTGCGAATGCTGCGCCGTGCCAGTGAGCTGGGGTTCAAGGACAAGGCGTATGCCGCGTCGGACTCCGACCTGTCGCCGCTGCACGGTCAGCCCGCTTTCGAGGAGTGGCTGACAGAGCTGGGCCAATCCGCGGCCTCCTGA
- a CDS encoding acyl-CoA desaturase, protein MQTPSPAAAPPADNERLNWFSSIPFFGVHLMCLFVFVVGAKPVDLAVCVGLYIVRMWGITAGYHRYFSHRAFKTGRVFQFLLALVGSTSTQKGVLWWAANHRHHHRYSDQEEDIHSPVQKGFWFSHVGWILCDKYGQTRLDAIKDFARFPELVWLNRFHLVPPVLLAVALYFIGGFSMLVWGFFVSTTLLWHGTFTINSLSHIFGKRRYKTTDTSRNNWLLALVTLGEGWHNNHHYHQNTANQGWFWWEVDLSYYSLKVLSWFKVVEGLRLPSDAVKYAHLKYSAEDRATLARPTRFFGAGGARAQLVAARAAAEDKVRGALAAAAEHLPSSAPTPQPLLKQ, encoded by the coding sequence TTGCAGACACCCTCTCCTGCTGCTGCCCCGCCCGCGGACAACGAGCGCCTGAACTGGTTCTCGTCCATCCCGTTCTTCGGCGTCCACCTGATGTGCCTCTTCGTCTTCGTCGTGGGGGCGAAGCCGGTGGACCTCGCGGTGTGTGTGGGGCTGTACATCGTCCGCATGTGGGGCATCACCGCGGGCTACCACCGCTACTTCTCCCACCGGGCCTTCAAGACGGGGCGCGTGTTCCAGTTCCTCCTCGCCCTGGTGGGCAGCACCTCCACCCAGAAGGGCGTGTTGTGGTGGGCGGCCAACCATCGCCACCACCACCGGTACTCGGACCAGGAGGAGGACATCCACTCGCCCGTGCAGAAGGGCTTCTGGTTCAGCCACGTGGGGTGGATTCTCTGCGACAAGTACGGGCAGACGCGCCTGGACGCCATCAAGGACTTCGCGCGCTTCCCGGAGCTGGTGTGGCTCAACCGCTTCCACCTGGTGCCGCCCGTCCTGCTGGCCGTCGCGCTCTACTTCATCGGCGGCTTCTCCATGCTGGTGTGGGGCTTCTTCGTCAGCACCACCCTCCTGTGGCACGGCACCTTCACCATCAACTCGCTCAGCCACATCTTCGGCAAGCGCCGCTACAAGACGACGGACACCAGCCGCAACAACTGGCTCCTGGCGCTCGTCACCCTGGGCGAGGGCTGGCACAACAACCACCACTACCACCAGAACACCGCCAACCAGGGCTGGTTCTGGTGGGAGGTGGACTTGAGCTACTACTCGCTGAAGGTCCTCTCCTGGTTCAAGGTGGTGGAGGGGCTGCGGCTGCCGTCGGACGCGGTGAAGTACGCGCACCTCAAGTACTCCGCCGAGGACCGCGCCACCCTGGCCCGGCCCACCCGGTTCTTCGGCGCGGGAGGCGCTCGCGCGCAGCTGGTCGCCGCCAGGGCCGCCGCCGAGGACAAGGTCCGCGGAGCCCTGGCCGCCGCGGCGGAGCACCTCCCCTCCTCGGCACCTACACCGCAGCCTCTGCTCAAGCAGTAA
- a CDS encoding RNA polymerase sigma factor, which translates to MARFCEGHAPAFDALFQRHSRQVRGYLTRLTGSVASAEDLVQLTFMSLVRSRGRFLVGSRFKPWLYAIATNAARDFQRRGRRGEELTSEGELPVSIPDDSPGPRDAGLERAVRQALDMLPEGQRIPILLHRFEGMGFAEIADTLGLTESAVKVRAHRGYARLRELLATLHTETME; encoded by the coding sequence ATGGCGCGGTTTTGTGAAGGTCATGCTCCGGCGTTCGACGCGCTCTTCCAGCGTCACTCGCGACAGGTGCGCGGATACCTCACCCGCCTGACGGGCAGCGTGGCCTCGGCCGAGGACCTGGTGCAGCTCACCTTCATGTCGCTGGTGCGCTCGCGCGGCCGGTTCCTGGTGGGCTCGCGCTTCAAGCCGTGGCTGTACGCCATCGCCACCAACGCGGCGCGGGACTTCCAGCGCCGAGGCCGCCGCGGGGAGGAGCTGACGAGCGAGGGGGAGCTGCCCGTGAGCATCCCCGACGACAGCCCCGGGCCGCGCGACGCGGGGCTGGAGCGCGCCGTGCGTCAGGCCCTGGACATGCTGCCGGAGGGTCAGCGCATCCCCATCCTCCTGCACCGCTTCGAGGGCATGGGCTTCGCGGAGATTGCCGATACGCTGGGGCTGACCGAGAGCGCCGTGAAGGTGCGCGCCCATCGGGGTTATGCGCGCCTTCGCGAGCTGCTCGCCACCTTGCATACGGAGACGATGGAATGA